aaataaaaaaataaaataaaagagtggacAGGAagatattacccaaaaaaaaagaaaaaaaaaaaaaggaaaagaaagcagCAACAGTGCAGAGGTTGAAACCAAAGCACTGCAGCAACAGTGCCAATTTGGTTTGAAACAAAATTGGCACTGTAGCAACAgttcaaactaaaaaaaaaaaaaaaaaaaaaaaaaaaaaagataaaagggacCCAATAAACCAAATGTATAGCATAGGGGCATTGGTGCTTTTCATTGGCACTGTAGCAACtgttcaaattaaataaaataaaaaataaaaaataaaaagaagaataaaaaaaaaaggaactcaATAAAACAAATGTGTATGCATGGGCATTGGTGCTTTTTATTGGCACTGTAGCAACTGTtcaaacttggaaaaaaaaaaaaaaaaaaaaagggactcaATAAACCAAATGGGTATTATAGAAGTATTGGTGCTTTTCATTGGCACTATAGCAACGgttaaagattgaaaaaaaataataaaaaaataataataaaaaataataataattcaaatgtGTAATGTAAGGGCATTGGTGCTTTTTATTGGCACAGTAGCAAcggttccaaaaaaaaaacaaaaaaaaagtaaataaaccaAATGTGTACTATAATGGCATTGGCGCTTTATATTGGCACCATAGCAACTGTTCAATCCACACAACAGACAAAATGCACGACAGCTCAAGTATGCATTATTGGAACTCAATGATTCGATCTATATTTCATGAATGTAATTGAAGATAAGGTGTGAAGGTGCCAATATATATTTCACCTAAACGTTAGTTCCATTCTCAAAAATAACACAGACTAATGGATCTAAAATTGTTGCAGTCATTGTGGCAAGAGTCGCATAGAGTACTAGCACATAACCTTCACTTCCTTATTCCTCTTCGTCTTCTACCTCTTATCCTTCTCCTTCTGCTTAGACTCAATAGAGGTGGAAATCTCAATTTACCTCCATCCCCACCAAAGCTACCAATAATTGGTAACCTTCATCAACTAGGCTCACTTCCCCACCGCTCTTTCCAAGCCCTTTCCAACAAGCATGGTCCCTTAATGTTCTTGCACTTGGGCTGTGTTCCAACTCTTGTAGTTTCCTCCCCAGAAATGGTGAAAGAAATGCTGAAGAGCCATGATATTGTCTTTGCGAATCGAGCAAGAACAACTGCTGTAGATATCTTTCTCAATGGAAGCACAGACTTGGCGTTTGCACCCTATGGTGAGTATTGGAGACAAGTTAGAAAGATTTGTGTTCAAGAGCTTTTGAGCCCTGATAGAGTGCAATCATTTCAATTCTTGAGGGAAGAAGAGGTTGATATTATGATCAAGAAGATACGAGGTTCATGTCTAGAAGGAAAACAGGTTAATATAAGTGAGATGTTGATTACTGTCTCAAACAACATTGTCTTCAGAACTGTTCTAGGACAAAGAAATGAAGGAGAAGATGGTAAGAGAAGGTATGGGGAGTTGTGGATGAGGGTAATGGAGGAAGTTGCATGTTTTAGTTTTAGAgactattttccttttttgggatGGCTAGATGTGCTTACAGGTATAACCTCAAGACTGAAAAGGACTTTCAAAGACATAGATGCATTATTCGAATTGGTGATTAAGGAGCACAAGGACAAGATGTTGACAACAGATGGTGGCCAGTccaataagaaaatttttctaGAAATTCTCCTCCAGCTTAAAGAAGATGGCATGCTTGACTTTGATCTAAATCAAGACAGCATCAAAGCAATCCTactggtctctctctctctctctctctctctctctctcttccttcttttttcttttcccaaacAAAACAGTGATCATCTCTAAGAATTAAAGTCCAAAATAAAAAGGTATATTCTCTCATCTCCGTTTTGATTCTGAAAAAATCAAAcagtaaaaattttgtttttcagttttttttttaggtgctCGGTGCACTTCTTACCTTTCATTTCCATTTCTTGTTGGCTTTCcctttacctttcttttttcttttttattgaaatttaatctttttgttGCTGAGCttaactttgattttttttctttataatattcactttgtttttctttcacatATAAACTTAATTTATCACGTCAGATTAGGCAGCCACCTGAATGCTGCATGTTCAAGTACTGCAAACTAGGTCCCTTGATTTTTTGGTATGTATTTGATTAAAAGGATAGGTGAAGGGATTGATAAAGATTAGAGGgcttcttcttttaaaaaaaatctagaccAGACCCTTTTGTGCGATTGCATTGCTATAATTCTGACATGGTAGAATATTGGGTGGTAAATTCATGTTACATTTCAGTTCCATTTCTTGTTAGCTTTCcctttacctttcttttttcttttttatttaaatttaatctttttgttGCTGAGcttaactttgaatttttttcttttctttttatagtattcactttgtttttctttcacatATAAACTTAATTTATCACGTCAGATTAGGCAGACACCTGAATGCTGCATGTTCAAGTACTGCAAAGTAGGTTCCTTGTTTTGTGGTACGTATTTGATTAAAGGATAGGAGAAGGCTAGGGATTGATAAAAATTAGAgggctttttcttttaaaaaaaatctagaccAGAACCTTTTGTGCAATTGCATTGCTATAACTCTGACGTGGTAGAATATTGAGCGGTAAATTTATGTAAAAGTGATCAATAATTAATCACATTTTAggataattattaaaaatttatgtaataaaaagTGTGGTCCTagaattactttatttttatttttattgacgTATGTCTGCccttgtttttaatttattggtaGCCCCTTTTTCTTATAATAAAGATTTTAATCAAATCTAAATGTCAATGTGAAAAtcactaaatatataaatataaaatataaatagtttATAATTTGTATTCGTAATTCATTGAGTATGGTGAATTAGTTTTACTTATACAAGTTTAGAGTATAAGCCTATAAGGTGATTCTATTATTTAAGAAAGTCACAGTTGTGCTTTTTATAAACCCGTTTTTATTGTTCTATactttaatatttcttttattctagttaaattacaattttttttttaaatatagttttttaaaagaagttttacaaataaatgaaaattctcTTATTAAAGTACTAAATTCTATTAAAAGGCTAGCTTCTTTTATAAACACATGTATTGCTTACAAAATGTTACAAACAATATTTGTTATAATTCCTTCaaagtttatcaaaattaaaattgataaaattctatttaatataaaatatgtcaCAAAAAATATTACGTGATTTAGTCATATTATCAattgagaataaaatattagctAAACATAATTAGAATTTTgagataataaaatattagctaaacttaattagaatttttgtaTCTCAAAAAGCAATAAGAAGATATTTTAacgaaaaataataaataaaaaaagaaataaataaattgcaattaattaatacttaaatataagaaaatatccTACTTGAAATTTTCTCCTTAGGAAACAAAATACATTAAACCGGCCCTACAAACGACTAGACCAAGTGTTAGGcttatacatatacatacacatacagaTAAATATagactaaaactttttatttGGTTTGAAATTCAGGATATGTTTGTGGGATCAACTGATACTTCCATAACAACAATGGAGTGGGCAATGGCGGAGCTCATGAAAAACCTAAATATCATGAAGAAAGCACAAGAAGAGGTCAGACAAGTGGTTGGAAGGAAATCAAAGGTGGTTGTAAATGATGTCAATCAAATGTGCTACTTAAAATGTATCGTCAAGGAGACACTTCGATTACATCCTCCTGTGCCATTCTTGGTTCCTAGAGAAACATCTGCAAATGCTAAACTTGGTGGCTATGACATTCCTTGTAAAACAAGAGTGTATGTCAATTCTTGGGCCATTCAAAGAGACCCCAAATTCTGGGACAAGGCTGAGGAGTTCCTTCCAGAGAGATTCAATGCTAGTAATAGCAATCCGATTGATTTTATAGGCCAAGACTTTCAATATATCCCATTTGGAGGTGGAAGAAGGGTATGCCCTGGTATGTCAGCTGGACTTAAAACAGTTGAGTATGTTCTTGCCAACCTCTTATATTGGTTTGATTGGGAGTTTCTTGGTAGTGCAATAGGAGAGGAGTTGGACATGAGTTAGGTATTTGGGCTTAGTATTCATAAGAAAGTCCCTCTTTATCTTGCTGCAACTCCTTACCATCCTTAAACCTATGAGTCTATAGATGTTTGTGAGCTACTAAGCTTCAAGTCTCAGTGTAGTTGTCATGTTCTTGTTTAaatcttttactttttatgaAATTATGTATTCTTGTGTTGCAAAATAGCTTTTGGAGCTAATATATACTAGAATAAAGGTTCCAAATATGTTAAAGAAAGCTTCATTTAGGTTAAACTTGTCACAATAGTAGTAGTCTTTTCCGCATGGAAGCACAACAAAAGTACATTTTCAACACTAAGAAAAATACCTTTTATAAGcaagaaatgagagaaattcTCAATTCAATCCACAGTATAAATCCACAAATATCTTGACATGAGTAATTACATGACCATAAAGCATAATGTTTTTTGGAGCAATAATTGATAGCTTTGTTgcacaaaaaaatgaaaaaaatttctcctccACTCATTTTATATCCATTGTTTTACTTAATATCCATAATTGAAGCATTAATGTACACATTTTAAAAGGTAAAATGGTAATGTCCACAATTGAGACACGAAAGGTTATGGCTGCACCATCGGCAAGGGGTTTTCCAATTTTTGATAGTGAAGAAACTGAGATTTTGGCCTGTCGTAGGGCGATATGTTTTGCTATCGAAGCTGAGTTTAGGGAGTTGGTTATCAAAGGCGATAATGTTTTTGTAATGAGAGCTCTCTCAAGGTTTGACAAGCAGTTTTCTTGGCTTAGACATATTCTACAAGTTTATGTGCTTCTTAGTTAGTAATGTTTGATGTGAGGCTAATTCTGTAGCTCACATTTTAGCTCATTATATGTGACTGATGATATTGTTTGGTGGGATTCTCCACCTCTCGTCGAGGAgtctgtttttttatttatctcatttacgttaaataaaatccaattttgttttcacaaaaaaaaataaataaataaaacataaaagtggATGTAAAAAAGTGGACATGAGATAATAATATTCTCAAATATGTTACATATTGATTGCATTCTCGTGAATATATTTTATAACAGAAGATGGAGTTTCTTAAAGCCAGTTGTATCCCTTTGACTAACGCATGTGCAACTTTAATTTGTCTAGTGGGTACATATTGGAAAGTAATCTTTTTTTAACTGTTGATATTCTATAAAGTGATCACAAATTTACGACATAACAATGATGCATCCCTCATATAGTCATACTAGATTTTCTACTTTATCTCCTAGACCTAGAGTAATAATGgtgataatttttcataaagtttttttattttttttttatggggatAATTTTTCATAAAGTTAATTTCAATAATGAATGTATATATACGACTCTACGAAGGGTAAaaggttgtgtttgtttctaactTTAAACTCTTAGGAAGGAAATAAATCATTCCTGAAAAAGAGTGTCTTTAAATTGAGcactaaaatcaagttttttattACTCCTATCTTTAATGAGAATTGTGCCATCATAACCTTCTATTcaggatttatttatttatttttaaatgtaccACACAGGGCGCGCATACATTAATAATGTAACATATATGGAATGGAATCATGGGCCAATCTATTAAAGGCTCAAGACAAGcccaaaatgaatttttaagtcTACACAGGGACCCTTATACGAAGAAAGCTTCCCCTATTTCTTCAAAATATTGGGCCCAAAATTTTTAACAGCTTGAAATCTGTCACAACACCTAACATGCATAGAAGCCAGATTAAATTCGCCGCGCAAATTGGGCTTGAAGGCCCGAGAGGCCCAAAACTTCAATTCATCTAAGGACCAGGCCTAAAGCCTGTTGTGTTCCTCACAAAAGCCCAAATTCCCTCCTTACATAAAATAGGCAACCCAAGGGGCTCATGGTCTGCCcaaggactaaaataaaaaaaaaaaaaaaaaaaaaaaaaaaaaaaaatttctcttccACTCATTTTAGATCCATAATTCCTTGGACCATGTCCCTTTCAAGCACATGAGAAATTGAGCACAACCCACTAAGCAAGGAAGCAAAATGGAAAGAATAAAGCGGAAAGGGGGAAAGGGGAAACAAGATCATGATAAGTgtacaagaaattaaaaaaaaaaatgcacttaggatatttattaattgactattttagaaaaaaaaaattattctacttttataagaaatataaaaaattgtcaaaaaaaaaatctttttcccataaaaagtttcaaaagatattttctaaactaatatCTTTAATATCCACTCTTCTTAACTTTCTTCTTAATACCAACTCAAGGGAAAAGACAAAACTAAAAGTAGCCTCATCTTGCCTTGGAGTTTCAAACCAAGGAAAGTTATGCCCAAAGATTTAAAAGTgagtttggtttagttttttgtaattatatttttttttaaagtgacttttataaaaagtataatatgttggactttttttttttttctaaaagcaTAGTATTtgaaaaaaactattaaaaaatgctttttgaaaaagttaaaaaagttaGTGTTTGACTAACAGATCTCAAAATTGTGATATTTTTCAAGGgtaaaattggatttttgagaaaaagttgATGGTAAATTAAGGAAAAGGGAAAACTTTTCCAACAGTGAATAGTTTTACAATTGCAACTCCATTGGTGCCAcatgaaaatgtaaaaaatcacattttggggactaatggtctgtttggaagttaaaaaaaaaaaagggggagtagagtagagggagggagagtaattcaattaccttgtttggaagtaTTTTAAGGAAGAAGGGGGAagagtttggaggggtttcaaccacctttaacccctcatttttaattcccccaaatttgagaaatttggagggagagtagagtagataaattattgactaaataaatttcccaatttaccctttctagattaataatagaccaatgttgtaagtccattttcaaataggggtaaatttgtctattttaatcatttcctctcctctccatcctaatttttaaaacttccaaataagggGAAtggctaattactcccttcccccttactaattttaaaaacatccaaacaaagtagaggggaaccattcccctctactctcctccccactactcttctcctctctactcccctctactcttctccctctctaaacttccaaacatgcCATAAGGGtcggtttggataga
This genomic stretch from Quercus lobata isolate SW786 chromosome 3, ValleyOak3.0 Primary Assembly, whole genome shotgun sequence harbors:
- the LOC115979593 gene encoding cytochrome P450 71A1-like; its protein translation is MDLKLLQSLWQESHRVLAHNLHFLIPLRLLPLILLLLLRLNRGGNLNLPPSPPKLPIIGNLHQLGSLPHRSFQALSNKHGPLMFLHLGCVPTLVVSSPEMVKEMLKSHDIVFANRARTTAVDIFLNGSTDLAFAPYGEYWRQVRKICVQELLSPDRVQSFQFLREEEVDIMIKKIRGSCLEGKQVNISEMLITVSNNIVFRTVLGQRNEGEDGKRRYGELWMRVMEEVACFSFRDYFPFLGWLDVLTGITSRLKRTFKDIDALFELVIKEHKDKMLTTDGGQSNKKIFLEILLQLKEDGMLDFDLNQDSIKAILLDMFVGSTDTSITTMEWAMAELMKNLNIMKKAQEEVRQVVGRKSKVVVNDVNQMCYLKCIVKETLRLHPPVPFLVPRETSANAKLGGYDIPCKTRVYVNSWAIQRDPKFWDKAEEFLPERFNASNSNPIDFIGQDFQYIPFGGGRRVCPGMSAGLKTVEYVLANLLYWFDWEFLGSAIGEELDMS